One window of the Archangium primigenium genome contains the following:
- a CDS encoding ribonuclease J — translation MLHVIPLGGLGEIGLNAMVVACRGEMLLVDCGLMFPPVGNLGVDIVVPDFTHLRQNAALMKGVLLTHGHEDHIGALPFLLAEVPVPVYGTRFTLGMVRHRLNELGVEADLREIEPRHPLRLGEHFTVEATRVTHTVPDAVGYIIRTPEGPLIHTGDFKLDPDPIDGLRTDLERWGELGEEGVLCLLSDSTNSERAHETGGERLVEQTFERLFKDVKGRIVVGMFASHLHRVRHVLELARKLERSVVLMGRSMARNIEMARELGYLPGVSDSFFVAPEHAALLPPERTLILATGSQAEPRAGLSQLASGEGAVRLGPGDLVVLSARAIPGNERAVSGLIDQFLWRGVKVVYPDVEPGVHVSGHASQPQQRRVLELVRPKNFVPIHGELHHLHRHLATAKETGLAPEQLLLAQDGDLLQFEEGRGRFAGSVPSGRVYRDRFGQGVVTQDVLQERTRLAETGLLVAAVVIQRANLEVLSGPQITGQGLNLDEQVALPRVAQDARELFLEMSRELRGDDARVREELVKAVRRAFRLHSGKRPVVVPMVLKV, via the coding sequence ATGCTCCACGTCATACCGCTGGGCGGGCTGGGCGAGATTGGCCTCAATGCGATGGTCGTCGCCTGCCGGGGGGAGATGCTGCTCGTCGACTGCGGCTTGATGTTCCCGCCCGTGGGCAACCTGGGGGTGGACATCGTCGTCCCGGACTTCACCCACCTGCGCCAGAACGCCGCCCTGATGAAGGGGGTCCTGCTCACCCATGGGCACGAGGACCACATTGGCGCCCTGCCCTTCCTGCTGGCCGAGGTGCCCGTCCCCGTCTATGGCACCCGCTTCACCCTGGGCATGGTGCGCCACCGGCTCAACGAGCTGGGGGTGGAGGCGGACCTGCGGGAGATCGAGCCCCGGCACCCCCTGCGACTGGGCGAGCACTTCACCGTGGAGGCCACCCGGGTCACCCACACGGTGCCGGACGCGGTGGGCTACATCATCCGCACCCCCGAGGGCCCCCTCATCCACACGGGGGACTTCAAGCTGGACCCGGACCCCATCGACGGCCTGCGCACGGACCTGGAGCGCTGGGGGGAGCTGGGCGAGGAGGGCGTGCTGTGCCTCCTGTCCGACTCCACCAACTCCGAGCGCGCGCACGAGACGGGCGGCGAGCGGCTGGTGGAGCAGACCTTCGAGCGGCTGTTCAAGGACGTGAAGGGCCGCATCGTGGTGGGCATGTTCGCCTCGCACCTGCACCGCGTGCGCCACGTGCTGGAGCTGGCGCGCAAGCTGGAGCGCAGCGTGGTGCTCATGGGGCGCAGCATGGCCCGCAACATCGAGATGGCCCGGGAGCTGGGCTACCTGCCCGGCGTCTCGGACTCCTTCTTCGTCGCCCCCGAGCACGCCGCCCTGCTGCCCCCCGAGCGCACCCTGATCCTGGCCACGGGCTCCCAGGCCGAGCCGCGCGCGGGGCTGTCCCAGCTCGCCTCGGGCGAGGGGGCCGTGCGCCTGGGCCCCGGGGACCTGGTGGTGTTGAGCGCTCGCGCCATCCCCGGCAACGAGCGGGCGGTGTCGGGCCTCATCGACCAGTTCCTCTGGCGGGGGGTGAAGGTCGTCTACCCGGACGTGGAGCCCGGGGTGCACGTGTCCGGGCACGCGAGTCAGCCCCAGCAGCGGCGGGTGTTGGAGCTCGTACGACCCAAGAACTTCGTCCCCATCCACGGGGAGCTCCACCACCTGCACCGCCACCTGGCCACGGCGAAGGAGACGGGCCTCGCCCCCGAGCAGCTGCTGCTGGCCCAGGACGGGGATTTGCTCCAGTTCGAGGAGGGCCGGGGCCGCTTCGCGGGCAGCGTGCCCTCGGGCCGGGTGTACCGGGACCGGTTCGGCCAGGGGGTGGTGACGCAGGATGTCCTCCAGGAGCGCACCCGGCTGGCGGAGACGGGCCTCCTGGTGGCCGCCGTGGTCATCCAGCGGGCGAACCTCGAGGTGCTCTCGGGCCCCCAGATCACCGGGCAGGGGCTCAACCTGGACGAGCAGGTCGCCCTGCCCCGGGTGGCCCAGGACGCGCGGGAGCTCTTCCTGGAGATGTCCCGGGAGCTGCGAGGGGATGACGCCCGGGTGCGCGAGGAGCTGGTGAAGGCCGTGCGCCGGGCGTTCCGGCTCCACAGCGGCAAGCGGCCCGTGGTGGTGCCGATGGTCCTCAAGGTGTGA
- a CDS encoding fumarylacetoacetate hydrolase family protein, which produces MKLASLKEGRDGRLVVVSRDLSRRADASAIAPTLQAALDDWERHAPALRALAERLESGALAGEPFDPTRCAAPLPRAYQWADGSAYVNHVELVRKARKAEMPASFWTDPLMYQGGSDGFLGPCQPIPLADEAWGCDLEGEVVVVTRDVPLGITREQALEAVVLVGLVNDVSLRNLIPNELAKGFGFFQSKPASALSPVFVTPDELGGAWREGKLHRPLEVFLDGQPFGRANAGVDMTFDFGTLVAHAARTRTLCAGTVIGSGTVSNRGPDGGPGTTIAEGGAGYSCLAELRTVETLQGGAPRTPFLKRGSRVRIEMRDEAGASIFGAIDQVVGEGA; this is translated from the coding sequence ATGAAGCTCGCATCACTGAAGGAGGGGCGGGATGGCCGCCTCGTCGTCGTGTCCAGGGATCTCTCGCGGCGGGCCGATGCGTCGGCCATCGCCCCCACGCTCCAGGCCGCGCTGGATGACTGGGAGCGCCACGCCCCGGCGCTGCGCGCGCTCGCCGAGCGGCTGGAGAGCGGCGCGCTCGCGGGCGAGCCCTTCGACCCCACCCGGTGCGCGGCGCCCCTGCCCCGGGCCTACCAGTGGGCGGACGGCTCGGCGTACGTGAACCACGTGGAGCTGGTGCGCAAGGCGCGCAAGGCGGAGATGCCCGCGTCGTTCTGGACGGATCCGCTGATGTACCAGGGCGGCTCGGATGGCTTCCTCGGCCCGTGCCAGCCCATTCCGCTCGCCGACGAGGCGTGGGGCTGCGACCTGGAGGGCGAGGTCGTGGTCGTCACGCGCGACGTGCCGCTCGGGATCACCCGCGAGCAGGCGCTCGAGGCCGTGGTCCTGGTGGGGCTCGTCAACGACGTGTCGCTGCGCAACCTCATCCCCAACGAGCTGGCCAAGGGCTTCGGCTTCTTCCAGTCCAAGCCCGCCTCGGCGCTCTCACCGGTGTTCGTCACCCCGGACGAGCTGGGCGGCGCGTGGCGCGAGGGCAAGCTGCACCGCCCCCTGGAGGTCTTCCTCGACGGTCAGCCCTTCGGCCGCGCCAACGCCGGGGTGGACATGACGTTCGACTTCGGCACGCTGGTGGCGCACGCGGCCCGCACCCGCACGCTGTGCGCCGGCACGGTCATCGGCTCGGGCACGGTGTCCAACCGGGGTCCGGATGGCGGCCCCGGGACGACCATCGCCGAGGGCGGCGCGGGCTACTCGTGCCTCGCGGAGTTGCGCACGGTCGAGACGCTCCAGGGCGGCGCGCCCCGCACGCCCTTCCTCAAGCGGGGCAGTCGGGTGCGCATCGAGATGCGCGACGAGGCCGGCGCCTCCATCTTCGGCGCCATCGACCAGGTGGTCGGCGAGGGCGCCTGA
- a CDS encoding YajQ family cyclic di-GMP-binding protein produces the protein MPSFDVVSKIDLAELDNAVNQAKKEIATRYDFQGAQADIVLAPDKQSLTVKANSEDRVQTAKEVLLAKLAKRGISLNALEYEPIEKTGLSNVKQLIKLQQGIPVEKSKELVKLLKDSKLKVQGSIQADQLRVTGKNKDDLQAAMALFRKEQDTLQLDMQFTNFRD, from the coding sequence ATGCCCTCTTTCGACGTCGTCTCCAAAATCGACCTGGCCGAGCTCGACAACGCCGTCAACCAAGCCAAGAAGGAAATCGCCACGCGGTACGATTTCCAGGGCGCCCAGGCGGACATCGTGCTCGCACCGGACAAGCAGTCGCTCACGGTGAAGGCCAACAGCGAGGATCGGGTGCAGACGGCCAAGGAAGTGCTGCTGGCCAAGCTCGCCAAGCGGGGCATCTCGCTCAACGCGCTGGAGTACGAGCCCATCGAGAAGACGGGCCTGTCCAACGTGAAGCAGCTCATCAAGCTGCAGCAGGGCATTCCGGTGGAGAAGTCCAAGGAGCTGGTGAAGCTGCTCAAGGACTCCAAGCTCAAGGTCCAGGGCTCCATCCAGGCGGACCAGCTCCGGGTCACGGGCAAGAACAAGGACGACCTCCAGGCGGCCATGGCCCTGTTCCGCAAGGAGCAGGACACGCTGCAGCTGGACATGCAGTTCACCAACTTCCGGGACTAA